From Leishmania braziliensis MHOM/BR/75/M2904 complete genome, chromosome 35:
TCTGCCGCACCCTTCCCTTTTACGGTATGGCATTACGTGGCGGAGAGTGCATTGACAGGTGCCACTTTTCTTCTGGTGCTCACTTTATGTGCATGTGCTAGTGTTCCCCTTGCGCCTCCTTTGGGCTGATGCCGGGATGATCGCCCTTTATCAGGGTTGCTTGAGTAGTCGCCGGGGCCTACAGACCCACCCACTACTGCCTACCCCTCCCACGCGCATGCACgagctctctttcttttctcctgctcctcgtccctttcccttcaccTGTGCTTCCCTGTGCCATGAATGAGTGTCATGCATAACAAGCAGCCGAGGAACATTTCATTACTTCACAATATTGCGTGCTGTCGTATGGAAGGTGTGCACGGGCACAAACATGACACCTGATCCCtattggggggggggggggggtatcaTGCATAACTGCTCTTGCTGTGGTatgtgcgtgggcgtgtaTAGCGGCAAACCAGTAGCACACAGCTGAACGGGGCGCACAACAGAAACCAACGTCTCTCCcaagcccccctccctccgccacACCTCGGATAACAGAGGAGTTTGGCCTcgtgcttttctctctgtgtgtgtgtgtgtgtgtcgctgtCCAAGTGTGGGGAATCGAAGAGAAAAGTGATGGAGGAGGATGGAAGGCAAGAGAGCGTCGCAGTGGCCTGTGCGCCACGCTGGCGGCATCAGCAACATCCAACAGGTATGACAAGAGAAGGGAACCAACACCAGAAAGGGTCAAATGCAGAGCAaacaaaggggaaaaaaatgGACCGGTGGGAAACCTTTTCGCACCGTTAACTCGAAAATGTAAGCATCGCTCTCAGATTCGCCTGTGGGTGTACAGGGGCAGGAATCTATATGAatgggtgtgtatgtgtgtgatGGCAGCAGAGGTGAGGTAAGCGGTTGGCCGCCAAAGACGAGCTCACCGTCGGCTTCGGATGAGTTTACCGTCTTTCGCTCTCACTGTACCCCTTCAACGCGCCATTCTGAGACTGCACATGATTCTTTTTATCGCCGCtgacacacatacacacacacacacacaacgggATTGATTAGCTGCATGTGAGCTGAAgctcgctttctctgtgcAACTACAAGACGCATCTCAGCCGACTGCGTGCGGGATCAGGTGCGACTCGTAGCGAAGTGACGCATGTGGCTATCACCTTTGCTCGACTCCGATACATTCCTTTCCATTTACTCTCGATGCTTTACTATTCCCGCTCCCTTTCGTTGCCCCACATCACTGCCATCTCTGACCCTGAGAACAGCACTTAAGAAGAAGAGATTCGAAGTCACAAAAATGAAAGTACTGATTTTGTGTGCGTGAAAAAAAGGCAAATGGAAAGAAAGTTAGAGGATTAGCGTGTCTGTCTGCCCTTCCAGTCAACGTGAATCACCTCCCTCCTTATCTCTCTCATCTCCCCACTTATTTTTCACATCATTGCCTGGTCCCCTAACATTTGCATTCTCTTAATCACGTGTTTCTCCTTCTTTGCTCGATCCTCTTTACTATCGGGCTGTCGGGCTGTATGTGTATTGAAGTACCTTTCCTCGTGCCACCTGTCCAGAGTGACTAGTGACTTTGTCCCTtgctccacctctcctcactcAGCATTCTGTGACCCGCATGGCATCGAAAAGTACGGCAGCTACAGGGAGGGGCGCCACGGCGCCTACTGCAACCGACGCTACAGCTGGCACGCGCACATCACCTGCCAAGAAAGAACTTGCCCGTGCATTCAGTCGGCTGCGCTTGTTGCTCTTGTCCTTCTCTTTTATGTACTGCCTAAACAAGGCCTATCGCATTCGCATGTTTTCCGTTCAGCTTTATGGCTACATCATCCACGAGTTCGACCCGTGGTTCAACTACCGCGCCGCCGAGTACATGTCCGCGCACGGCTGGTCCGCCTTCTTCAGCTGGTTCGACTACATGAGCTGGTACCCGCTGGGCCGCCCCGTTGGCACCACCACGTACCcgggcctgcagctcacCGCCGTTGCCATCCACCGCGCATTGGCAGCTGCCGGGGTGCCGATGTCTCTCAAcaacgtgtgcgtgctgatCCCCGCGTGGTATGGTGCCATCGCTACTGCTCTAGAAGCGCTAATGATCTATGAGTGTAACGGCTCCGGAATTACCGCTGCCATCGGAGCTTTTATCTTTATGATTCTCCCCGCACACCTGATGCGGTCCATGGCGGGCGAGTTCGACAACGAGTGCATCGCCGTTGCAGCCATGCTCCTCACCTTCTACTTGTGGGTAcgctcgctgcgcacgcggtGCTCGTGGCCCATCGGCATCCTCACCGGTATCGCCTACGGCTACATGGTGGCGGCGTGGGGCGGATACATTTTTGTGCTCAACATGGTTGCCATGCACGCCGGCATATCATCGATGGTCGACTGGGCTCGCAACACGTACAacccgtcgctgctgcgcgcataCGCGCTGTTCTACGTTGTCggcaccgccatcgccacgCGCGTGCCGCCTGTGGGGATGTCGCCCTTCAGgtcgctggagcagctgggtgcgctggcggtgctcctcttcctgtgcGGGCTGCAGGCCTGCGAGGTGTTTCGCGCACGGGCCGACGTCGAGGTTCGCTCCCGCGCGAACTTCAAGATCCGCATGCGTGCCTTCAGCGTGATGGCTGGCGTGGGTGCGCTTGCAATCGCGGTGCTGTCGCCGACCGGGTACTTTGGCCCCCTCACGgctcgtgtgcgtgcgctgttCATGGAGCACACGCGCACTGGCAATCCGCTGGTCGACTCGGTCGCTGAGCACCGCAAAACGAACCCACAGGCGTACGAGTACTTTCTGGACTTTACCTATTCGATGTGGATGCTGGGAGCAGTGTTGCAGTTGCTCGGTGCAGCCGTTGGCTCACGAAAGGAGGCGCGGCTGTTCATGGGGCTGTACTCACTCGCCACCTACTACTTCTCAGATCGCATGTCACGGCTGATGGTACTTGCGGggcctgcggctgccgcgatAGCAGCGGAAATCTTGGGCATCCCATACGAGTGGTGTTGGACGCAGCTGACGGGATGGGCATCTCCGAAC
This genomic window contains:
- a CDS encoding oligosaccharyl transferase-like protein is translated as MYCLNKAYRIRMFSVQLYGYIIHEFDPWFNYRAAEYMSAHGWSAFFSWFDYMSWYPLGRPVGTTTYPGLQLTAVAIHRALAAAGVPMSLNNVCVLIPAWYGAIATALEALMIYECNGSGITAAIGAFIFMILPAHLMRSMAGEFDNECIAVAAMLLTFYLWVRSLRTRCSWPIGILTGIAYGYMVAAWGGYIFVLNMVAMHAGISSMVDWARNTYNPSLLRAYALFYVVGTAIATRVPPVGMSPFRSLEQLGALAVLLFLCGLQACEVFRARADVEVRSRANFKIRMRAFSVMAGVGALAIAVLSPTGYFGPLTARVRALFMEHTRTGNPLVDSVAEHRKTNPQAYEYFLDFTYSMWMLGAVLQLLGAAVGSRKEARLFMGLYSLATYYFSDRMSRLMVLAGPAAAAIAAEILGIPYEWCWTQLTGWASPNTSARERKSKEDGPCKTKRNQRQTVATKLDHGARARATAAVKFMETALERVPLVFRAAIAIGIIGATVGTPYVYQFQARCIQSSYSFAVPRIMFHTQLRTGETVIVKDYVEAYEWLRDNTPADARVLSWWDYGYQITGIGNRTSLADGNTWNHEHIATIGKMLTSPVAEAHSLVRHMADYVLIWAGQGGDLMKSPHMARIGNSVYHDICPNDPLCQHFGFYEDYSRPKPMMRASLLYNLHEAGRSAGVKVDPSLFQEVYSSKYGLVRIFKVMNVSAESKKWVADPANRVCHPPGSWICPGQYPPAKEIQEMLAHRVPFDQMGKKHDDTHKARMARSRTLGEA